GCTGTTTAAATCGCGTTTGATGATACTTTGACTTGTTACACGCTCATAAATAAAGGGAAATTATGTTACAGTTGTGTCCGTAAGCCGATTATGACGTAGATTCGTTAGAAAGTCGTCTGCCATTGCACAATCTTTGCTCGAATCACTCGAGTCACACGTAGCCTTGATCTTTCAACGTGCCTCGGATACGAAGTACAATGCGTGACATTTTGGACGCTTTCGTTTGGCACGGGATCGTCAGGTGGTAGGACTTTTAAACGAGTCCGTCAGCCTGACCTGCGCGACATAGCCCCGTGTCCGTAATGTTGATGTTACTTCCGGCAACTGATTTCCTGGTACCGGCTGATCCATTGACCTAAGAGAGGAGAGTTAAGTGTTCGGACAAGAGTTCGTGCCTCTACGTCTTACTATCACTCTATCATCGAATTCTTTTCGTATTTTGCGGAAAGTGTTACCTCGATTAGTAACCGTTACTGACCACGTTACACACCTGTCAAAAAATCTATGTAATTGCAAATATTTGACGTACATAAAACACTTTTTGAGGGCGAGGTTGTTACCACTATCTGTTTCAAACGTTGGCCATATCACTAAATCGTAGGATACCAAAAAGCGAACTCTAAGTAATCAAGTCGTTGACGTTTTTGTTGCAGCGTGTGGCGAACCAGGCGCTTACCGTTTCGCCACAGCCGGCAGTAACGGTGGAGGGGCCGGTGTCCAAAATGTCTCCACCAACGAACGACGTGACCAATGGCGTGGTAGCGCCACCTAACACCTTGGCGCCCCGGGTTTCGCCGACCACGAACCCGGCCCTTACCACCATCAACCCGCCAACGCACAAGCGGACTCCCAAGGACTTCATCTTTGGCAAGGCGATCGGCGAGGGAAGCTTCTCCACCGTAAGTGTATTATCTCGTTAACTCGATTAAATCATTAAAAAGCGCCGAATTACACTGAGAAGAGGGCAGAAAAGGGGGCAAGAAAAAAGTGTCGCCGGTCTCGGACCCTCCCGATGTGATTCCTCTCAAACTTTCCCCTTGTTACGAAGAAAGTTTCTCTCGTATGGCGCGTCAGTAGTAGCAGTTGTCCCTGAAACTTTTTCTGTTTCGCAACCCAACAACTCCTCTCCCTATTTTTACTCCCCATTTTTACTCCCCATTATGTTTAGTCGCGTACGCTACGAATATCGATCTAACCAGTACGTTGTTTCGATTGTTCCGTAGGTTTACCTCGCCAAAGATATCCATACTGGGAAGGAGTACGCGATAAAAGTGTGTGATAAGCGTCACATCATCAAGGAGAAGAAAACGGAGTACGTGAAGCGGGAGAAGGAGGTGCTAAACATGCTTGCGGGCGCGAAACACTCGTTCGTGCGCCTGTTTTGCACCTTCCAAGACGTCGAAAGACTCTATTTCGTTCTATCGTACGCGAAAAACGGTGAGCTCTTGCCGTATATCAACAAGGTGGGCTCGTTCGACATCGAGTGTACCAAGTTCTACTCGGCGGAGATCCTTCGCGCTCTCGAGTACCTTCACGGGCTCGGCATCATCCATCGCGATCTCAAGCCGGAGAACATATTGTTGGACGAGAAGATGCACGTGCTCATCACCGACTTTGGTAGCGCGAAGATTCTCAAGGACCCGGAGACAGTGATGACGCACCCCGCAACGGACGAttcgcagcagcagcaacagcagcagcagcaacaaccgTACCGAAGAGAACGCAGGGGTTCGTTCGTTGGTACCGCCCAATACGTATCTCCGGAGCTCTTAACCGACAAGACGAGCAGAGCCTCCGATCTCTGGGCCCTCGGCTGTATAATCTACCAGATGGTCGCTGGTCTGCCACCGTTCCGCTCTAGGAGCGAGTACATGATATTCCAAAAGATCCTAAAACTCGAGTACGAAATCCCTGACGGATTCTGCGAGCTGGCGAGATCCCTCGTCAGTCAGCTGTTGGTGCTCGAGCCATCGCAGAGATTGGGTGCCCAGGACGAACATGGTGCCGGATATCCCAGCATCAGGGCGCATCCGTTCTTCGAGGGTGTCGACTTTGAAACCCTCCACGAACAGACACCACCGCCGATCTATCCCTACCTACCCGGTACATCTGAGAACGAGGAGCTTAGGTCGCAGTACAGGGTTCCCGATCATCTAGAACCCGGCCTCGACGACAAACAGCTCACGAGGCTTCTTGGTCTGGGCATCGGTgaagacgatgacgacgacgacgacgaagataCCACCACTGAGCGCGAGAAACCGGCGCAACCCAGTACGGTTGTCGAGAAACCGAGGAGAACGAGGACCACTGCTGACGGTAGTAACATCGCCGATCTAACGCCGGAGGAGATCAGAAACCGGCTAGAGAAGCAACGTGCCTCGAACCAGTGGGACTGCTTCGTCGAGGGCAACCTGATACTGAAGCAGGGCTTCGTCAACAAGAGGAAAGGTCTCTTTGCTAGACGAAGGATGCTCCTGCTCACTACCGGACCACACCTATATTACGTCGATTCTGTAAACATGGTGCTGAAGGGCGAGATACCCTGGAGTCCGGAGCTTAGGGTAGAGCCGAAGAGCTTCAAGATCTTCTTCGTCCACACGGTAGGTTTCTCTTTCGTCGTCGCGCCTTTCCCTTTATAATTGACATTTTCGTTACGACGTTTCTATAATTTGCTGTCGTTACCTGTTACAGCCAAACAGAACGTACTATCTCGAAGATCCCGAAGGATTCGCATTGGAGTGGTGTAGAGCGATCGAGAATATGCGAGTCCATTACTACGGCCTGCAGGAGTCCACCGCTTAAACAAAAGACTGATGAACACAGATCGTTTCGGATGGAACAGAGCAAATGAACGTTTCACCGATTACGGTAATAACAATGTCCGCGAGGTGCGATCATCGATGtattattaatttgtttatGGCCAGAGGGGGCGTTTATCTAGATCGTTTGTTAGCGTGTAACTCGGCATTAGGAGAGGTACATTCTAGAATAGGTTAGCATTTTTCTAACGCGTTCAAAGCACTGTGTACAGATTAGGAAAATTTTCTAGATAAAAATACAAAGTGTTTATATAATAGGTAGACTTCTGTTGAAGTACAGAGGAATGGAGAGCTATAAAAAGGCACAAAAAGTGTTATCGAAATCGTGCAATTGCCGGTTTTTTCACTAGTTACGTTTTGCTATTTATTATCGAACTCGGGGAACCTTGAAAAAGCTGCACGACGTTCCTCGAACGTGAACACACAAGGAATAGCGAAATTTTTAGCCAAGGTTTTAGCTGTGTGTATTCACAATGTTAAAGTGCTGCCTGTGACATAACGTTCGTGATCGAGGTCGCCTGGCTTGCCCACTACTTTCATTACGGGGAAAGGAAAATAAAGTCGTTCATCCGCGCGAATTTTGTTCTTTATAATTCGTGACACGTAATCGGGACATCACAATCAAAATTTTATCGTGCTAAATCGACGCTGCGTAACTCTTTGGGAGAAGAGACGAGAAACAGTAGTACCTGGTTGACGAAGAAAGGAACAAAAGAGTTATACTAACGTTAGACTAACGTAAACGGAAGCCAGGCGTATGTCGATTATTCGCGTTTAAAGCAGTGGCAGTATGTAGCAATTTTGTTCCAAATATAGCcaaaattaaatagaaaaatacagACGAGTTCTTTTAGAAGTTAAAACGACAGCGGAGTGACAATGTGTGATTCGTATGATAGTTTTGTGTTCGCTGTCGATTTTACGAATCTAGGACATCAATTTATATAGTCGAAGTTAACcaaaaaaagattaaaaaaaatgcaGTGGGGGACAACATTGCCGCTTTGCAGCTTTAATAAATAGTTTACGTTGCCTGAAAGGGATTTGCGGAATGTTGCGCGTTATTCCGTTGGGTCCCTTGCTCTCTTCATATTACAGTATTCTTCTCGTTGTTCGTTACCCCTTTTCCTCCTCGGTACGTTGTAAATATTAGCGCGATGTCACGAAGAGCAGGCTTCGTAAAGCATATACTAATTCTATACATAGTTCTATATATTTGTAAGTACAAAAATCGTTGTCCAACCACGGCGTTTTTACGTTCGTTTCTTAGTCCGATTTTCTTCGTCTCCGATCTGGCCCTCGCGGACGTGATCGAACAATGTGTATAGCCGGGAAGTAGAAAAACATTGTTTAGGTCTTAATTGGAAATAATGTTTAGtagtttaaaagaaaaaagatgcaaGAAGAGAAGAAGATTAGCGTTTGTTGTACAAAGAGAAGCGGTGGAGATGGGAAGAGTGTTCTTTTTGTTCTTTTCCCGTGAAAGACTTGGCACTTGAACACTATAAATTAAGTAGTTAGGAAATAGAACCCTTTAAAAAGGATAGCTTTAAGAGAAGTAGTATCCCGTTTAGATTTGCGAGAATCACACACACAAACACATACACTACTACACTCGTTGCGTTCAAGCTATCGTCGTTGTCGTTCTTACTACTATTCTAAGTTTCTAATATTTAGTAATTCTACTACGATTATAGTTaacaatattaattaattatttcatcGTATTACCAACGTATAAGTATTTTTCTCCCCTCGTAACTGTCGACGTATTTAATTGAACGATtttgttttttcatttttttttctcacACGCGAtcttttcttaatttattaTTCGCCGTAATCGTCctacgtttatttattttttatagttTACGTTTCCGCGTTAGTAAGGATCACACGCTTCGTTTATGTGTAGGCGTTCACATACAGACTTAGTACTAGTACCGCTACTACCACTGCGACTATTATTATTAgtgctattactattactattactatacctATTACTATCCCTATCATAGCGTCGTTGTTGCATACGTAGATACACGCATACGAATGCGTGCTCGTCGCGTGTATATACGCATGCACGTGCTTATAATACGTTCTGTAACTTATATTATTACTCTCTATCCTCTTTAGGCGTAATTTTAGGTATTTTGTAAATAATACTGCCACGTTTATCGCGTCGACTTGCCGAAACGCTATTCCTCGACTTTGTGGCGCTATCGAGTCGTGGCCGGACTGTGTACGATACAGTTGTATATTatctatacataaatattctatatatacatatataattatatatataaaaaggtatatatatatacacatagacgcgtaaagttatataaaatatttatgaattgTGAATAGTAGTTAGGAGAATCGTGTATAAACGTTCGTTTGTAGATTTTAGGCCGAATACGCGCTTAGGTTTAATACTTTGTTGACGTTACCTTTGCCACGACTTGATTGCGCCGTTTCATTACACGTTGTACTATAAACGCATGATAATCTCCACGTTCTCCTCGCGATATTTAGAGAGACTTAAACAGGGTATTCGGAGAAGTATTCGATGGAGGGTGGTTCGGTCGTCGTGCCTGCGACGCCGCGTGAGTGTGCTCGAAAAAATGGTGATTCGTTTATGGATCAACATTGTCCTTGTGCCCAGTGGCTTTTCAAAATGACCGCTTTTGGCTTGCCACGTACGGTGCTTGCGGGCTAAAACGGGGCGCATAGGCTCGACGATCGTCCACCCTCGTCGTTTCTTTCTCTTCAATTAGTGAGAATCGATCGCGAGGAGGAGGTATTCGATAGTTGTTGCCGCTGACACCCCGCCCCCTCCCCGTCCTAATCCTTATACTCTTCGTTCCGCAGAATAGCGTTTCGGTAGCGTTAGGTAAAATGAAGCACCAATACACGCAGTCTTTCTGTCAAAACGAAGCGCGTGTCGAGGACATTCTCAAAATTTATAAAGCATGCGAATGTTGCTTTAACAAAGACGACGCGGCGACGCTGTTTCACGGCCGAGTCCGATATTATAGTTCCTCGTTGCCTCGATCAACTGCTTCCTTTCCGAAGAAAGAATGCGTTCACTATCCTATCATCAACCCTGAGAATCGTTTTAATCATGGGTCGTTGATACGGAGTGCGACACCGGCGTTTCCATTGTTGTAAACTTTGTAGGTTCTACGTTTTATGTAGACGTTGCAAACTTTCTGATGGAAATGCGTAAATTTTTCCTAAGCGCTGGCTCCTGTCGAGGGGAAGGATGGTCGCTTATTAAATAGTTTTCCGTCGGTTTTGGAGACTGGTCTTGAGATTCCTAACCCCCAAAGGGCGACGCTTACCTCCTTTTTTATTATAGTTCACTTGCTCTAACTGAACTTAAAGAAAACTTCTAGTGTATTTGTTGAGTGTCATTCGACGCAAAAGATCTAGCTAATTTAATTTATACGCTCGCGAGAGGGAAGAACGAATACTTAAAAAGATCAAGCAAGAATATGTGTATGTAAGAAAAGAAAACATTCGAATGCACTAATGTAAACTACGCAAGCAATAACAGCAAGGCCTTGCGATTATTCAAATGCCTACCGTTTCGGCGTAACAAGGACGGTTCAACTATTAATTGCAGTATTATTAAATGTATGCAGACTAAAGTACACTTACACGCGTACACCTACACAACGGTTTACTTATACACATTAAATACTTCACATTGGATAAGAAGACTCTGTAAATAGTTAGTATGTAATTGATATTATAGGTGATACAacctattaatattaatatcaaatttatttatagTAAATTTTCCGAAATATCGCATATCTATGTGTTATTTAATTACCATAACCTTTCCTATCCTGTTTGAAAATTACCGTTTTATTCCTATATATTAAGTTAAAAAGAATCAATAAATTCTTGGTAAGGTATATACAGAATGTATATTTACAATACAATTATTGTACATTATAAACTAATTACAAGATACTTAAGATCATATGGCACACTAAAAATGTCTTGATGACATTGGAACTTAAGTATTTCATTCCATTAACATTAATCCATATTGCATAAGAGTACATTTATTACTGAATTTTCTTGTAACTTAaggaattaccatataaaaaGCACATCTAGTTATTTGAATAATTGATTATTTTCTTCGAAGTATGTTGCGTGCTACAGTAGCGGTGGTTATTTGCGTAAAAACAGGTATAGGAAGAGATTTTTCTGATTAATTTGACAAATGCGCCAGCAAATGCTTTTTTAAATCCGGCATATTCTTTGAAATGGTTGGGCATTTGTGACACTTTAGCGGAGTATTCAAGTGTTGCGCGCTCTCTTCCGATTTCAATTTCTTCAGTTCACCTTTCTCGCGTAACTGGTTGCAAATGTCTgcaatttataaaaaatgagGTTTGTTCTTTTATTAAACGGACACAGATACATTTACCTGTTGAATGTAGGAAGAAGGGAGTTGTAAACGAATTCCAATGATACTTGGTCTTTAGACAAGGACTATTAAAATCTGTACTTATTACGTGTAAATGTAATCTGTGCATGCTTGGTACAGCATGGTATCCAATACTGCATCAAATAATATGTTTACATGGTATTAGAGCGACTTAATTTTGGTGTGGAATAAAAACAATATCTATACATACAGGAACTCAGACTCTTTATGTTCTTGAGTTAAATCTTCAGCAACGCTATGCATGTGGAACAAtaaatcttcattttctttttttatgtgCCACAGAGATGGAATGTCTGCTTTTGGTATAACTAAATAGTGATATTGAGCTTTTGGATATTTATCTTTGATGACAACAACTTTATCATTTTCCTTTACTTTATACTGAGGATCTTCCATAGAAACAAGCAAACCTGTTGCCCAATCACGTCTCTTTGGAGCTATTGCATCGGTTGATGTAACTTTTAGGGTTCGTTTCATTATTATTTCTTGATTTTCACCTTTTGCAGATCGTAATTTCTATCAAAATATATACTCACACAGTGAAACAAATTTTCGGCACTTTGTCCATGTTATAAATAGCATAATGCAATAATATAGTAATAAAGTactaaaaataagaaagaactccaaattaatttaatattattttaatcatATCGTAATTTTATACTTACCGGGGTAATGCAAAGAATAAGATTCACTGTTGGTCAATAGTACTTCAatttctatgaattttatacTAAAACAGATTAGCGTATAAATATCTCAGAGGTTATGTTTGTGATGTGATATGTGTTATAAGGTACGAAAAGTAGATAATTATAGAGAGAGTGCTTGCATTCTGTTTGGAAAGACGTAGTGTGTACGTAATTAGCACTAAGCATGTTTATCAATTTTCATTTCCTTTGTATTTAATTAATCTTGTTCACTTCCGACCTTTCTGAATACGGAACAACGTCAACTGAAATTGACATTTATCTACGCTCCGTTATTCCGAATCATACAATACGGATGCGCATGCGTTCAAGTTCTTAGCGGctttgaaatttgaatttctaaAAGAATTTAAATGTGTGCATTTTTATAAGTAAAAGAATTTCCTAAGTAAATAGAGACGGAAAAAGAATAAACAGTCTATAATaactttaaatttatttatttactcaaaTGGAAGGCAATCGATAAATTtgcaacaaataaaaataaataacactCTCTCTAGCAATAATTACGTGATCGTTACTTAAACGTACATTACAATAAATTCATAGATACTTAACAAAACTTatacctttttctttttcgcatGCTCATACAAAATATGTTTGTGTAATTGTATGTAGGTGTGTGTCCGCGCGTACGCATGTTCATGTTCATATTACATTATCTTTTGTTACTTTCAGTACAACCGCACGTAGCATGTTATAAGTATATTTCACAAAAACTCTATATACAGACGAGTCTCGTCCCGTAGAATTTCATCTAATcgcttattttttttttttgttgttgttcaTATATTCATCCGACAATATTCCCATACGCTCGATTATACAAACAAAGACACTTTCACGCGTTTCACGACAGACTATCAGATTCGCACAGCCTGACAAATCAATCAATCAATCATCGATAGATTTCATGATTCATGAttcgaagaaaatgaaataattacagGATTACAATGCTAAGCAACGATATTTGCTGCAATacgttaaaaaaaagaaacaaaaaagatGAGGGATCGTACGCTATATGTTGGTCGATGGCGCTGGTCGTCCGCTTGCTTGTGATCACTTAAGTGTGCTTAAATATCGCAATTGTTTTATCCTAAACATATTTGTACAAGCAAGCCCGTTTCATAGATGACAAGTCGGCATATTCATGACTCTAATTTACGTATGATACAATATTTTACAACACGATACAAACTTTTATTGTCATGGCAACGGGTGATACAATTGTAATGACGAAGCGATACGCGGTGGCAAGGGGATTTTTGGCACGATTTTCTACCCCGATCACGCACCATGTTCTCTTCTGTATTTTCGTGGAAACATTCCTCTTTTTCCATATTTTCCCGCGCTATGGAGCTTAAATGCAAAATTAGTAGTGTAGTTACAAAGCGATTTTTAATATTCAATCGAATAAATGGGACCAGGTTCGATTTAAATGCACGGATTCTGAATTGATTCTGACCGTAAACACGAGAGGGCACTGTAAATTGAGTAGGTTATGGCGCGCGAAAAGTGTTGCGCTCGAGTTTTATTCCGAATATACTTGTTTTATTCACCCGCTTGTATTTGTAATTACATTCGATCGTCAATTTCGTTaagatatttaagtatttacGATCCGGGTCATTTACACTGATTGAGAAACACGTTAAGTGAGAATTAGTGCTTTGCAAAGGAACTACCGTAAAATGAGGGTGCATCGCGACTGATTGCTTCATTGTTTCTACGAGGAGCATGGTGTCTCGGGGCTGATACGATGTTTCTCTATTGCATGTGAAGAACGTTTGGAATGTTGCTTTTTGCTGCTTCTTTGTGCGATATGGGGTGAACGATGATGGTATGTATTTGCTTGCCAAAGTGCCACTTTCTATCGTGAAAATAAGGGACTACGCCTAATCGAATCAACAAAGCACTCTTCGTCTTTAGAATTTGAATTCATACATCGTAAAAAAATTAAGATACTTTTTTACTTTAACAAAAGTATCCTGAATTACAGAAATGTTATTGGACCGTACTGTAAAAGATTGCTTTGTGATTCAATCGCGGCCACTCGAGGACAACTGATAGCTTTAAGTGGGGTTTCAATTAGCACCATCGCTGATCTCATACGCTGATACCGTCTCGACGCACTCACATACATTTTCACGTATTAATCACGCTAGATAACACTGTACGCATTCAACACTTTCGCTCCTTATTACCGATTTAGGCAGTGCGATCCTTTATCGTTACGTAGGCGTACGAAGCCACTTGGTTCTGCAAAGAACGtctcagagaaatggaaggcgCGTGGCTTCTTCCCTGGTGCTTTCTATTTTGCGTACGTTCAGTAGAATACAACATGAAACACATACGACACAAACGTAACCTATATAACAACATCTTGACACAATccaatataaataaacataGCTGCATTTATCGTTTCGAATTGGGTACAATGCGACGTATAAAGTTAGGTTAGAAGCTTCGATCGGCCAATCAAAATTCTGAGACGAATCCTTCTTAACTCTTGCACAAATTTATGAACAAAAGCGTGGCTCGTGGTACGCGTAGTTTCGATCTCTTGCTCATTTGGAAACATGGAATGTcacaaaaacaacaaaaaagatTCGTAAAGGGAAACGAAGAAACAGGAGAACCGCACGATACCCTTACATCGGTATACCTTTTGTCTGCACCCATTCTGAAAATTTCTATGCGATTATTGATTATAATATGTATGTGTAATCTCTAACATCACATGCTCTGCcttagaaaaattatatatagcTGTGCGGGAAAGCCGTCGATCTTGCTTCTTCTGGTTTTCCTTTTCTTTacttcttctttcatttttttttttttttttttttaattactttttcctttttgtcTTACCGAACGCACTTGTGTTTTCGAACTCAGCGTACactatattttacatatatgcatatatatatgtatatctatgcctatatacatatatacatacatacaatcGTTTTACAACCGTTACAATAtacttattttcataaataagtATTTCGATTATGCCGTTACAATTGAATAAGGTTCTGTTTCGGAGGGATGTAGTTCGAAGGAAATGAGGTTGGAAGGGAGAAGCATACGAGAAAAACATATACGCCGCTTTCCCGTTTTCCTGTTTAACACACATGCTATTCGCAGTTATTAAAACTCAAGCAACACACGACTGTAGACTGGATAGTAAAAACTAGCTAAAACGTTCGTAAGGAGATTCTTTGGAGAATTTTGAAGATATCGTCGTTGTCGTCTTATCTCCGGTCGCAGGATGCGTTCGCCATTACGAACTCATCTTCGCTTTCTACATTCGTCCCGTTCGGACGATCATTCGAATCTTAAATAGCCGTAATTACAGAAAAAGATCCACGCGATAATGCGCGACCGATCCGATGAAACGAAAGAACGACGGTACTATGCATTGGTTCTTATACTGACCGAGGAAGACCAAAGTATTCGTGCACTGATGACAATTATCTTCTATTATAAAACCCCTTAGAAACGATTGCTTCGCGGTCTTATTCTCACCCTTGCGTTTTCACGCTACGATCCTCTCGCAATTATGCACCTTTTTTTCACGTGTTTAAATTACTCACCTAGAATTGCGGTTTCGTGAAAATTATATAGTTAGTTACTCCTAGTTCAGTTTTCGTAAGAAAGTTCTTCGCTCGATATCGAGAAGCGTAAGTTGTACGCGTAAGTACAATAGTTTGAATGTCCACGGGAAGTTGCACAGCGCTGAACTCGCTAGAAAACAGTATCAGAGGCAAGCAACTGCAAAACGATTCATAAAAATGCACCAAAAGTAGTCACAGATTAATCACAACAAGTGTAGCACTTGGCTTCGTCAGGTTGTTAAGTTGTTTCTGTGCCTCGCTGGATCTTTTCGTTTTCCCGTTGATACGTGGATTAAGTACACAAGGCCGAGCTCCGAGGAAAGATCTCGGGCTAGGTTGCGAAGTCGACTTTGTCCCAAGTTAGTGACAGATCGGAAGACATCTTGAAGTCGGAGTCCTCCATGTTAAAGAGATCAAACGGGTCTTGACTACTAGCTAGCAACGGGTCGTAAATGTCTGTACCACTCGACAAACTTGTCGGTGGGGCTGGCTGATGATTCGACACCGTGGAAGCAGTCGGAGGAGACTGAGGCATCAGGGAATCCAGCCAGTCTGGATCGTCCATGTCCATGGGCATGTCGCCGATGTCCATCAACTCTTGGGGTGCTTCCATTTTTACTCCTAAGTCGCAATCCAATTGACTGAAATCCATCGTGTCTAGAGTTTCGAGGTCCAACTCGAGTTCCTGAAATGAAAAATCAATACGATATATTTTCCATTGACTTTGAAGACGAAGAAAATCCTCGCTTTGTAATCGGATATACCTTGAGGTCTAAATTTGCGTTATCCGAAGACGTTACTTCTTGAGGAGGCTGAGGATCAGGCGATGCTTGCTGGGCGGACTGCGGGCTGAGCAGCATCGCGGCGTCCAGGTCACCCTCCGAGGTTAGCAGGTCTGTGTTGAACGACGAGATCTCTTCCTGCTGCTGTAACTGTTGTAACGCGGTTGGCAGCTGGATAGAGAAGGTTGCCAAAGGCAAAGgaggcggtggcggtggcgccGG
This portion of the Bombus affinis isolate iyBomAffi1 chromosome 1, iyBomAffi1.2, whole genome shotgun sequence genome encodes:
- the LOC126924228 gene encoding aprataxin isoform X1; protein product: MLFITWTKCRKFVSLFTSTDAIAPKRRDWATGLLVSMEDPQYKVKENDKVVVIKDKYPKAQYHYLVIPKADIPSLWHIKKENEDLLFHMHSVAEDLTQEHKESEFLIGYHAVPSMHRLHLHVISTDFNSPCLKTKYHWNSFTTPFFLHSTDICNQLREKGELKKLKSEESAQHLNTPLKCHKCPTISKNMPDLKKHLLAHLSN
- the LOC126924228 gene encoding aprataxin isoform X2, with amino-acid sequence MKRTLKVTSTDAIAPKRRDWATGLLVSMEDPQYKVKENDKVVVIKDKYPKAQYHYLVIPKADIPSLWHIKKENEDLLFHMHSVAEDLTQEHKESEFLIGYHAVPSMHRLHLHVISTDFNSPCLKTKYHWNSFTTPFFLHSTDICNQLREKGELKKLKSEESAQHLNTPLKCHKCPTISKNMPDLKKHLLAHLSN